CTGGCGGTTTATTATTGTGGATGATAAGGAGGTATTGCATGCGCTTGGTAAAGATATCCAGACCTCTAAAATGGTACAGCAAGCCCCTGCTGCTATTGTAGTATGCGGTGATATGCAACTGGCCGGAGAAGGCTGGTTACAGCAATATTGGATACAGGATTGCTCGGCCGCCTCGCAGAACATCCTCCTGGCCATTACCGATATGGGCCTCGGAGGGGTTTGGACAAGCGTTTATCCCGCTCCTGACCGTATGGAGAAAGTGAGCGGCATTCTGGATCTTCCCGGGCATATCATCCCATTGAACATTATTCCCGTAGGTTATCCTGACAAGAAATATAGTCCGAGAAACAAATGGGATGCAAATAAAGTGCATTGGAATAAGTTCAATCCATAATATTCCTGAAAATATTTTTTCAATCAGTGAATACAAAAAAACAAGATCGAAATTATATGTGATATGTTTTTTATGCTTATTTTTATCAATTAAGCACTCAGTGTTATTTATTTTTTCTTAAGTCACATTGATCAAATGGATTACATTCATAAAACATATCATTAATTGTTTTATATTACTTACTTGAAAAAATTTTAAAAAAATAAGATGCAAACAATCTCTAAATTAACGGATATGAGAACATTTCTTTCATTTTTTGTCTGGCTATTTATCCTCCATCCAGTATCAGCACAATTTGTTCCTAATTTAGACGAGTCAAAAGTCGTCAGTTATACACTTCCGGAAGTACTTCAACTGAACAATGGTAAAAAGATAAAATCGACATCGGTCTGGGAAAAAAAGCGAAGGCCTGAATTATTAGAGATCTTTTCTTCGCAAATGTATGGAAGAACCCCCCAACAGAAATTAAATGCCGAGCATAAGGTATTGGCTGAAGAAGACAACGAACTGGGAGGAACGGCACGTAGCAGGCAGATACTGTTTACTTTCTCCAATGGTGGAAAAAGCCACACCATGCAGATGCTGATCTATTATCCTAAGAATACCCTGGAAAAAGTCCCCGTATTTCTGGTTTTTGGATACGGAAATGAATCTATTACCGAGAATGAAAATGTCATCCCTTCACCAGCGACACAGAAAAGGTTAGAACAAAACATGGGAGGATTACGCCGTGGAAGGGCCAAAAGCCGCTGGCCCCTATCGGAAATCATCTCCCAGGGATTTGCGATAGCGACGGTCAACATCAGCGACCTGTATGCCGACCGTAAAGGAATGGAAGCACAGGAACAGAGCATCATGACCATCTTCGATGATTATGAGACGACTAAGGATAACCCGGATTTTTGGCGGGCATTAGGCGTATGGGCGTGGGGCATGAGTCGCGCAGTGGATTATTTTGAAACAGATGATCGTATCGACGTAAAAAAAATCGCCGTCATGGGGCACTCACGTATTGGAAAAGCTTCGTTGTGGGCAGGAGCGCAGGATCCACGCTTTGCCATTGTTTTTGCCAATAATTCCGGATGTGGCGGAGATAAACTGGCCCGACGCAATTACGGCGAAAGTATAGGACGTATTACATCCGTATTTCCCTACTGGTTCTGTGAAAATTATAAATCATATGACGGTAGGGAGAATGAAATGCCCTGGGACCAACATCTGCTGGTGGCCCTCATGGCTCCGCGTCCTGTCTATATCGGCAGTGCGGAAGAAGATACCTGGGCAGACCCTAAAGGCCAATTCCTGGGCGGATCAAATGCAGGACCTGCTTATGAATTATATGGAAAAAAAGGATTGGGCACAGATGTCATGCCTCCCCTTCATAGTCCTATCATGAATGATGTAGGCTATCATATCCGAGCAGGCAAACATGATGTGACTGATTATGACTGGCAATGTTTCCTGACATTTGCCAAAAAGCATTTTCAGATGAAATAGTTTTGATGAACCGTATCTATATGGATATTGTTGTTTGTTTTTTTTTAATATTGAAGCAATGTCCTTGAAAACAGATATGCCCATAAACCATCCCGATAGAGATAAAAGCCCGGTAGAATTGTAGTTCATTGTTAAACGGCATGCCGTAGGCATGCAACTAAAATAAAATATGTCCAACACCTATACACAAATTCATATCCATGTTATTTTTGCTGTACAAAACAGATTATCTTTGATTGACAAACATTGGGAAGCCAGACTGCATCAATATCTGGTTGGCATCATACAAAATCATGGACATAAAGTATTATATTGGAGGTATGCCTGATCATATTCATATACTTTTTGGTTTCCGGCCATCACAATCTCTTCCGGAATTAATGCAAATTGTTAAACGTGACTCTTCCGGATGGATCAATCAGAATAATCTGGTTAAAGGACATTTCTCCTGGCAACAGGGATATGGAGCGTTTTCATATAGCAAATCCCATTTGAAGCAGGTTATTCAGTATATAGAAAGACAGAAAGAACATCACCAAAAACAGACATTCGTTAATGAATACAGGAAAGTGTTACAGGATTTTGGCATCGGATACGATGAAAAATACATCTTTAAAATGCCTGATGAATGACGTTACATCCTTATGGGATTTCTATGATCTTACGGTAGACATTTTAATGCGGTCCGGGACAGGAAACATTCATAGAAATAAATATATTCGAATGAAGCAATAGACATGAACTGTCTCAAAAATATTTTAAAGACCTACACCTATCCGGTATTAATTTCAAATATTGGATTTTCCGGAAGATAAACCGACTTTTTAGATGACCTCATGAGGGAGTTTCCCTTATTCTACACAGTATTTACAAGGTCAGAAACCGAGTATCTTCATCAATGGTTTCCAGTTTAGCTTTTCAGCGATTTTACATACGATCACCGGGCCATAGATACCCAACAAAATACTTAACGGTATAAACCCGAGCAACAGAAGACTAAAATCATCTGTCTGGTACTTCTTATAAACAACCAATAAGCCTCTTTGAAAAAATTCACCCAGTATATATATCTGATAATAATACTTTCTGAAACTTGAAAATAAGTTCGGCGTTGTTTTTTCACACAACTTGGCAAAAAATATGGAGAGCGTGATCCCTGCAATGGAATATGGAAATAACAGGTACTTTATTGTTTCATAATTGTCACAACGTATGAAATTTATCCCTATAATGAGTAATATTGATAGGATGACCACATCTATACGTTTCACATATTGGTGAAGTTCAAACCGGGAAAACAGCAACCCGAAGTAAAAAAACACAAAATACTTGAATATTTTTGATAAACCCAGAAAACCGACCTCTTCAGGAAAGAAATAATGAAGTAATACCAGAAGTGCGAACGTCAATACTGCAGTATAGGTTTTACGAAGAGTAAATTTTAAAATAGGATAACACAGGAAGAATATAAAGATCACATGTAAAAACCATAACGAAGACCATGGGTTATTATCGGGATAAATAAACATATTTATGATCCCCGTAAATGAGACATCAACAGGGTTTTCAATGTTCATGAATAATTCTGCGACCAGCTTTACGGCAAAGACAGAAAGGGTAATAAAAATATAGGGTATCAATATCCGGGGAAACCGTTCTTTAACAATAGAACTGAAATCTCCGTTCTTCCGTATTTTGGTATAGTAAAGAAGAAAACCCGAAATAAAGAAAAACAGGGGCATCCTGAAAATAAAGAAATCGTTGAAGATTTCAAATGGTTTTTCTAACGGTCCAAAATATGAAGTAGGAGAATGAACGACCACTACTAATAATACCACCCAGCCCCGCAAAATAGCCAGCCAATCGATTTGTCTTTTTGTACTTACCGGATCATTCATTCGATTTATATATAAGATGAATACTTACGAAAACGGCTGCAAATATATATAGATTGTTTTGTCATCCAATAGGTAGCATTTTTTCCCAATCATTTTATCGATCATTTCTTTTGTCAGGATATTTGAGATCCTTCACCAGGAATAAATTACCCGTTACACAGATCAATGACTTCCTGCATCACCCGTTTACTCTTTCTCTTGTCCAATCCGGGGATATGATGCAGTTCTTCGGGCTGACTCTTTAACTGGCGGCACAATACAATACCTCTCTCCAAAAGCTGGTGTTTCTCGGATTTCGTCAGTTCGGTCAATACTGTGATAGGAAAGAAGTTATATTTTTCAATATTTTCTTTTAAGCTGTTCCCTTTCGGAAAATCCCAACTCATCAGGTTAAGGCCGGAACAAATCCCGAATTTCTCGGCATCGACGGTAAACCTGGTATTGGTAACTACCCATCCGTGGAAAACATAACCATGGAATTGCGGTAACAATTCCCGCTTATTGATGATATCATTTACCCGTGAACGGATGTACATCGGTACCTGGACATTCGCATATTTGCCTCCGCTGTTGTAATACTTGCATTCAACAAATCCCTGTTCTTTGTCTCCGGTAAAAAGCACATCCACTTCATGGTTGACACACATACCTTCCACGGTCTGCCCTACTTTCACCTCATATCCCCAATGCTTGAACACTTGTCCCACAAGATGTTCAAAAGGGTGTCCTGTAGGCCCCATCTCCATGATTGCCTTCTTTAAGCTATAACGGGCGGCAACCACACGTTTTTTCCGCCGGAGCAATGAAAAGGCCCTAGCATATATTTTCCGGGTAGTCACCCCGTCTTCCAGCCATGACTCAATATCGCGGACAATTTCATCGATGATCTGATCATCAGCTCCCGACCGCCTTAAAGACATCCTAAGTTTTCTGACCGAAAAAGCTTCTTCCTCTCCCGAGGCCTTTACCACCATATATGATCTACTCATCCTACGCTAAGTTTCAATAATTTATCTTCACTAACCCAAAACCCATTCAATAACCCTGTTTTCGAAAATACTGATATGGAACAGCAAACGCTAAAGTACCTATTGATAATAGTTTAAGATCTAATCCTATACCGTAATTCCGAAATACAAATCTATAAAAATACCAATTACACACAAAATATATTCAGCGATGTTGCCACAGCAGCCATCCGGATCCCGACCGATATACATTTCCCTCCTATGTGACCGGTTCAATACAAATTTTATAACTTTACGATTCGGTTTTTATTAATGATGTGAAACCGGTAGCAGCGATGTAAAAAACAAACACCGGATTAATTAAAACATGCCGGTTGAACTTAAAATATTGATATTAAAAATCATATGATGATTAAGTATGATCAACCATATAAATCTATCTTCCATATTCCCAAAATGGATTGTCCATGTGAAGAAAACCTCATAAGGATGAAGCTCGATGGGGATAATTCTGTCAAACATCTGAACTTCGACCTCGCAACAAGAACGCTCACAATTACTCATACAGGAAAGGTAGATAGCATCGCTGAGAAACTGGCATCTTTAAATCTTGGTTCCAGACACCGGGAAACAACAAATGCAGAAGAACTTATCCCTGTGGATGATCACACGAGACAAAGAAGGGTACTCCTGATAGTTCTTGCTATTAATTTTGCTTTCTTTCTCGTAGAAATGTCCACGGGTATAATATCCGGATCGATGGGGCTTGTTGCCGACAGTCTCGATATGCTTGCGGATGCTCTTGTTTATGGGATGAGCCTCATGGCTGTAGGCGCAGTCCTGAGCCGTAAAAAGAAAGTCGCTTTATTTAGCGGCATATTACAGATAATGCTTGCTGTAATTGGTCTAATGGAAGTAATAAGACGGTTTATTGGTATTGAAGTAATGCCGGAATTTCGTACAATGATAGGTATTTCTTTATTAGCACTAGTTGCGAACTCAATCTGCCTATGGTTGCTTCAGAGAACAAAAAGTAAAGAGGCACATATTCAGGCGAGTGTCATATTTTCAGCCAATGATGTGATCATAAATATAGGAGTTATTACAGCAGGTTTGTTTGTATGGTATTTCAACAGCAATATCCCGGACCTTATTATTGGTATTATTGTTTTCCTGATCGTTATAAGGGGAGCAATCCGTATATTAAAACTGGCAAAATAATTTGGACTTATAAAAAATGCAAAGACATCATCCACCGGATAAAGTACTTATAATCCATAGTTCATTATTCATAGTTCACTTTTATAAGTCGAAAAGTCTGAATGTTTATAAAGTTTGAAAGTCATAAAGTTTAGATATCCCACACATTAGTTTTTAACTTTATAACTTTATGAACTTTTTTGCTTTTCATTTTTTAATTCATCACTCGCTGACACTCACGAGACCAGCTATCGCCTATGTTCACCATTTTTAATTTTTAATTATTCATTTTTAATTATTTTGTTCATCATTTATTAAATCGTTTTTTTTAGGAAAGATAAAAGGTTTATCATAAGTTTGCAGCCCAAATAAAAAAAAATATTAACTTTTTTGAATTCTAAAAAACATGCACTCATCATCTACTATGCCAACCAATAATCATCGTATAGAAATAGCAGATGTATTACGTGGTTTTGCGGTAATGGGAATTACCCTTATCCATTTTATCGAACGGTTCAGCCTCAATAGCTTCCCGGAAGAAACCTGCAATTTCTTGGTATTTACGGATAGGGTGATCTGGGACAGTGTGTTTTTTACCATCTCCGGTAAAGCCTATTGCATTTTCGCGTTGCTCTTCGGATTCAGTTTTTTTATTCAGGACAACGCACAAAAAGAAAAAGGGAAAGATTTTCGCGGACGGTTTGCCTGGCGTCTGGTATTATTAATGGTTTTCGCCTGCATCAATTCGACTTTATTTCCCGGTGAAATACTGGTACTCTATGTATTGGTAGGTTATGTGCTGATCGCGGTCTGTCGTCTTTCCTCCCGCACAGTAGCGGTGATAGCTGTGATTCTTTTACTGCAACCTATTGAATGGGGACAACTCATTTATGCACTCATCAACCCCGAATACAC
The nucleotide sequence above comes from Bacteroidales bacterium. Encoded proteins:
- a CDS encoding restriction endonuclease, producing the protein MSRSYMVVKASGEEEAFSVRKLRMSLRRSGADDQIIDEIVRDIESWLEDGVTTRKIYARAFSLLRRKKRVVAARYSLKKAIMEMGPTGHPFEHLVGQVFKHWGYEVKVGQTVEGMCVNHEVDVLFTGDKEQGFVECKYYNSGGKYANVQVPMYIRSRVNDIINKRELLPQFHGYVFHGWVVTNTRFTVDAEKFGICSGLNLMSWDFPKGNSLKENIEKYNFFPITVLTELTKSEKHQLLERGIVLCRQLKSQPEELHHIPGLDKRKSKRVMQEVIDLCNG
- a CDS encoding cation transporter; this encodes MMIKYDQPYKSIFHIPKMDCPCEENLIRMKLDGDNSVKHLNFDLATRTLTITHTGKVDSIAEKLASLNLGSRHRETTNAEELIPVDDHTRQRRVLLIVLAINFAFFLVEMSTGIISGSMGLVADSLDMLADALVYGMSLMAVGAVLSRKKKVALFSGILQIMLAVIGLMEVIRRFIGIEVMPEFRTMIGISLLALVANSICLWLLQRTKSKEAHIQASVIFSANDVIINIGVITAGLFVWYFNSNIPDLIIGIIVFLIVIRGAIRILKLAK
- a CDS encoding nitroreductase family protein, with amino-acid sequence MNMGSEKVIDVIHHRTSIREYRDRPVTREQLEILVKAGMAAPSAMNKQPWRFIIVDDKEVLHALGKDIQTSKMVQQAPAAIVVCGDMQLAGEGWLQQYWIQDCSAASQNILLAITDMGLGGVWTSVYPAPDRMEKVSGILDLPGHIIPLNIIPVGYPDKKYSPRNKWDANKVHWNKFNP
- a CDS encoding acyltransferase, yielding MNDPVSTKRQIDWLAILRGWVVLLVVVVHSPTSYFGPLEKPFEIFNDFFIFRMPLFFFISGFLLYYTKIRKNGDFSSIVKERFPRILIPYIFITLSVFAVKLVAELFMNIENPVDVSFTGIINMFIYPDNNPWSSLWFLHVIFIFFLCYPILKFTLRKTYTAVLTFALLVLLHYFFPEEVGFLGLSKIFKYFVFFYFGLLFSRFELHQYVKRIDVVILSILLIIGINFIRCDNYETIKYLLFPYSIAGITLSIFFAKLCEKTTPNLFSSFRKYYYQIYILGEFFQRGLLVVYKKYQTDDFSLLLLGFIPLSILLGIYGPVIVCKIAEKLNWKPLMKILGF
- a CDS encoding acetylxylan esterase — protein: MRTFLSFFVWLFILHPVSAQFVPNLDESKVVSYTLPEVLQLNNGKKIKSTSVWEKKRRPELLEIFSSQMYGRTPQQKLNAEHKVLAEEDNELGGTARSRQILFTFSNGGKSHTMQMLIYYPKNTLEKVPVFLVFGYGNESITENENVIPSPATQKRLEQNMGGLRRGRAKSRWPLSEIISQGFAIATVNISDLYADRKGMEAQEQSIMTIFDDYETTKDNPDFWRALGVWAWGMSRAVDYFETDDRIDVKKIAVMGHSRIGKASLWAGAQDPRFAIVFANNSGCGGDKLARRNYGESIGRITSVFPYWFCENYKSYDGRENEMPWDQHLLVALMAPRPVYIGSAEEDTWADPKGQFLGGSNAGPAYELYGKKGLGTDVMPPLHSPIMNDVGYHIRAGKHDVTDYDWQCFLTFAKKHFQMK